A region of the Desulfocurvus vexinensis DSM 17965 genome:
AGAACGGCGTGCACGTCCATCTGGCGCGCACCGCCGCCGAGGCCAACGAGATCATCGCCCGCATCGCCCGCGAGGGCGGGGTGAAGAAGATCGTCAAGTCCAAGTCCATGACCGCCGAGGAGACGCTGCTCAACCACCACCTGGAGGCCGACGGCTACGAGGTGGTGGAGACCGACCTGGGCGAGTGGATCATCCAGCTGCGCCACGAGGGCCCCTCGCACATGGTCATGCCGGCCATCCACCTCTCGCGCTACCAGGTGGCCGACCTGTTCTCCGAGGTCACCGGGCAGAAGCAGGAAGTGGACATCGAGAAGCTGGTCAAGGTCGCCCGGCGCGAGCTGCGCACCCACTACGCCACCGCCGACATGGGCATCTCCGGCGCCAACTTCGCCGTGGCCGAAACCGGCGGCATCGGGCTGATCACCAACGAGGGCAACGCCCGGCTGGTGACGACCCTGCCGCGCATCCACGTGGCCCTGGCCGGGCTGGACAAGCTGACCCCGACCCTGCACGACGCCCTGCGCATCATCAAGGCCCTGCCGCGCAACGCCACGGGCCAGGCCATCACCAGCTACGTGACCTGGATCACCGGCGCCAACGAGTGCGCCCCCGGGCCCGAGGGCCGCAAGGAGCACCATATCGTGTTCCTGGACAACGGCCGCAGCGCCCTGGCCAAGGACTCCGACTTCCGCCAGGTGCTGCGCTGCGTGCGCTGCGGGGCCTGCGCCAACGTCTGCCCGGTCTACCGCCTGGTGGGCGGCCACAAGATGGGTCACATCTACATCGGCGCCATCGGCCTCTTGCTGACCTACTTCTTCCATGGCCGCGAGAAGGCCAAGAACCTGGTGCAGAACTGCATCAACTGCGGGGCCTGCAAGCAGGTCTGCGCCGCGGGCATCGACCTGCCCCGGCTGATCAAGGAAGTCCACGCCCGAATCCAGGACGAGGAGGGCCACCCGCTGCCCAGCAAGCTGCTGGGCACGGTGCTGTCCAACCGCAAGCTCTTCCACTCCCTGCTGCGCACGGCCAAGTGGGGCCAGAAGCCCGTGGTGGACGGCAAGACCGGCTACCTGCGCCACCTGCCGCTCATCTTCAGCAAGGAGCACGACTTCCGCGCCCTGCCGCCCATCGCCGACACGCCCTTCCGCGACCGCTGGGAGAAGCTGCGCCCGGTGGTGGAGCATCCCAAGTACCGCGTGGCGCTGTTCTCGGGCTGCGTGCAGGACTTCGTGTACCCCGAGCAGCTTGAGGCGGCGGTGAAGGTCTTTGCGGGCCACGGCGCGGCCCTGGAGTTCCCCATGGGCCAGAGCTGCTGCGGCCTGCCCGTGGTCATGATGGGCCAGACCGAGGCCGCGCGCGCCGTGGCGGCCCAGAACGTCACGGCCATCGACCCCGGCAGCTGCGACTATATCGTGACCATGTGCGCCTCGTGCGCCTCGCACCTCAAGCACGCCTACCCGCGCATCCTCGAAGGCGACCCGCGCATGGCCGACAAGGCCCGGCGCTTCGCCGACAAGGTGGTGGACTTCAGCACCTTCGCCCGCGACGTGCTGGGCGTGGACGAGGGCGACTTCGCCAGCGTCTCCGCGCAGACCAGGACGGCCTACCATGCGCCCTGCCACCTGTGCCGGGGCCTGGGGGTGACCAAGGCCCCGCGCGAGCTGCTGGCCAAGGCCGGGCTGGACTACGTGGTGGCCGACGAGGAGGACGTGTGCTGCGGCTTCGGCGGCACCTTCTCCATGAAGTTCCCCGAGGAGTCCAAGGCCCTGCTGGACAAGAAGCTGGACAACGTGAAGAAGACCGGCGCCACCCAGCTGGTCACCGACTGCCCGGGCTGCGTGATGCAGCTGCGCGGCGGCGCCCAGCGGCGCGGTGACACCTTCGTGGTGCGCCATATCGCCGAAATCCTGGCCGAGCGCGTCAAGCCGCGCTAGCCGCAGGCATCGGCCATGCCCCGGGCGGGGCCGCGCCCTGCGGCCCCGCCCGGTTCTCCCTGCCCGGCCCGCCCGGGCCCTTGCGCCCGGGCCCGGTCCGGGCCATGATTGCCGCCGGGGCCCCGAGGGCGCCCCGCAACAGCAGCAGCGGAGACGCACATGCAGCCCAAGCGCAAGGATGAATCGAGCATCGTCATGGCCCAGCGGCTTCTGCCGCAGGACGCCAACCCCGCCGGAAACATCCACGGCGGCGTGATCCTCAAGCAGATCGACCTCACGGCGGCCACCGCCGCCATGCGCCACGCGCGCTGCAACGTGGTCACCGCCAGCCTGGACCGCATGGACTTCCTGCGCCCGGTGCACGTGGGCGAGCTGGTGCGCTTCAAGGCCAGCGTAAACTACGTGGGCAAGACCAGCATGGAGGTCGGCGTGCGCGTGGAGGCCGAGAACCTGATCACCGGCGAGCTGCGCTACACCAACTCCGCCTACCTGACCTTCGTGGCCCTGGGCCCGGACGGCAAGCCCACGCCCGTGCCCGGCCTGATCCTGGAGAGCGGCGAGGACCACCGCCGCTGGCGCGAGGCCGAGGAGCGCCGCCGGGTGCGCCTGGCCCTCAAGGCCAGCGAGCGGCGCTCCCAGGACGGCGGGCAGGGCTGAGACGCCACGGACATTTCCCCCCAACCGCAACTACCGGAGATCCGCCGATGCTCAAGCACATCGTGATGTGGAAGCTCAAGGACGAGGCCGAGGGCGCCACCAAGGCCGAGAACGCCAGGAAGATGCAGCAGATGCTCGAAGCACTGCCCGCCAAGATTCCCGGGGTGCTGACCCTGGAGGTCGGGCTGAACGTGGTGGACGGCCCCACGGCCAGCGACGTCTGCCTGTACAGCGAATTCCCGTCCCTGGAGGTCATGCTGGCCTACCAGGAGCACCCCGAGCACCAGAAGTGCGTGGCCTTCATCAAGGGCGTGGTCGCCGAGCGCCGGGCCGTGGACTATACCTGCTAGCAGGCCGTGCCGAAGCGGCGGTCTGCCGCGCGGTTCAAACCAGCCAAACCCTCGCGCCTGTCTCGACACGCGGGGGTTTGGTTTGTTTCGCACCCTCACCCCGCCGCGTGTGAACGACGCGGGAGAAGGAATGCGGCAGCAGTCGGCCGGGCCTCGGACCGCAGGCTGTGAGAGGGGGGACCGTCCCGGCGGTCCCCCCTCCTTGTGCCCGGGGCGCCGCCAGGGCGGCGCCCCGGCCCCTCACCGCGCGTCGTCCGCGCCCCTGGGGGCCGCCAGGGCGGCGCGGATGGCCAGGGCCAGTTCCGGCAGGGCGAAGGGCTTGAGCAGCATGCGGGCCACGCCGTGGCTGTGCAGGGCCTTGGGCGTGGCCGCGCGGGAAAATCCCGTGCACAGGATCACCGGCAGCCCCGGGAGCAGCCGCCGGGCCTGGCGGGCCAGCTCCAGCCCCGTGAGCCCGGGCATGGCCTGGTCGTCGG
Encoded here:
- the ldhH gene encoding L-lactate dehydrogenase (quinone) large subunit LdhH — protein: MQHAKNLEEYRSQCRQAMDDEFLRKAMDAFAVAYRTNRANAFADMNERELIAEIADAKDAAVANLDGLFAEFKAKAEKNGVHVHLARTAAEANEIIARIAREGGVKKIVKSKSMTAEETLLNHHLEADGYEVVETDLGEWIIQLRHEGPSHMVMPAIHLSRYQVADLFSEVTGQKQEVDIEKLVKVARRELRTHYATADMGISGANFAVAETGGIGLITNEGNARLVTTLPRIHVALAGLDKLTPTLHDALRIIKALPRNATGQAITSYVTWITGANECAPGPEGRKEHHIVFLDNGRSALAKDSDFRQVLRCVRCGACANVCPVYRLVGGHKMGHIYIGAIGLLLTYFFHGREKAKNLVQNCINCGACKQVCAAGIDLPRLIKEVHARIQDEEGHPLPSKLLGTVLSNRKLFHSLLRTAKWGQKPVVDGKTGYLRHLPLIFSKEHDFRALPPIADTPFRDRWEKLRPVVEHPKYRVALFSGCVQDFVYPEQLEAAVKVFAGHGAALEFPMGQSCCGLPVVMMGQTEAARAVAAQNVTAIDPGSCDYIVTMCASCASHLKHAYPRILEGDPRMADKARRFADKVVDFSTFARDVLGVDEGDFASVSAQTRTAYHAPCHLCRGLGVTKAPRELLAKAGLDYVVADEEDVCCGFGGTFSMKFPEESKALLDKKLDNVKKTGATQLVTDCPGCVMQLRGGAQRRGDTFVVRHIAEILAERVKPR
- a CDS encoding acyl-CoA thioesterase — its product is MQPKRKDESSIVMAQRLLPQDANPAGNIHGGVILKQIDLTAATAAMRHARCNVVTASLDRMDFLRPVHVGELVRFKASVNYVGKTSMEVGVRVEAENLITGELRYTNSAYLTFVALGPDGKPTPVPGLILESGEDHRRWREAEERRRVRLALKASERRSQDGGQG
- a CDS encoding Dabb family protein — translated: MLKHIVMWKLKDEAEGATKAENARKMQQMLEALPAKIPGVLTLEVGLNVVDGPTASDVCLYSEFPSLEVMLAYQEHPEHQKCVAFIKGVVAERRAVDYTC
- a CDS encoding response regulator — protein: MADDQAMPGLTGLELARQARRLLPGLPVILCTGFSRAATPKALHSHGVARMLLKPFALPELALAIRAALAAPRGADDAR